The following proteins come from a genomic window of Shewanella halifaxensis HAW-EB4:
- a CDS encoding sulfite exporter TauE/SafE family protein, with amino-acid sequence MIDPTTLLLASLIIFCGALTQSLIGFGLAVVASPLLYIVDPSLVPAPVIMMGFSIALLTLFRERGQLEFNGLQYALLGRIPGGILGATLILIAPQPILGLAIAGIVALAVGLSLMKLSIPVNRFSLFIAGVLSGVFGNIAAIGGPPLAILLSGKDAGQFRAALSAFFIFSSMIALIILALAGLLTLEHFYISLMLLPSVVLGYLVAGRLIGRVDKQKTRAFTLALCGCSAVILTVKSTIELMG; translated from the coding sequence ATGATCGATCCCACTACACTATTACTCGCTTCGCTCATTATCTTTTGTGGCGCACTGACCCAAAGCCTAATCGGTTTTGGCCTAGCCGTCGTTGCAAGCCCGCTGCTCTATATCGTCGATCCCAGTTTAGTTCCGGCGCCAGTCATCATGATGGGGTTCTCGATAGCGTTACTGACACTGTTTCGGGAGCGAGGTCAGCTCGAGTTCAACGGTCTACAGTACGCGTTATTGGGCCGTATTCCCGGAGGAATACTAGGTGCAACCCTCATTTTAATCGCACCGCAGCCGATCTTAGGTCTTGCGATTGCTGGAATTGTCGCCTTAGCCGTCGGCCTGAGCCTAATGAAGTTAAGCATTCCTGTGAACCGTTTCAGCCTATTCATCGCTGGGGTATTATCTGGCGTCTTCGGTAATATCGCCGCGATTGGTGGACCACCGCTGGCCATTTTACTTTCAGGTAAAGATGCAGGCCAATTTCGCGCCGCCCTGTCGGCCTTCTTTATCTTTAGTTCGATGATCGCTTTGATCATTCTGGCACTTGCAGGCCTGCTAACCCTAGAGCACTTTTACATCTCATTGATGTTACTGCCGTCAGTCGTTTTGGGGTACCTCGTTGCAGGCCGCTTGATTGGCCGCGTCGACAAACAAAAAACCAGAGCATTCACTCTGGCTTTATGTGGCTGTAGCGCTGTTATCCTAACCGTTAAATCAACAATAGAGCTAATGGGTTAG
- the metJ gene encoding met regulon transcriptional regulator MetJ has translation MTEWNGDYISPYAEHGKKNEQVKKITVSIPLKVLKVLTDERTRRQVNNLRHATNSELLCEAFLHAYTGQPLPNDQDLTKDKPDSMPAEVKRLMDEMGIEWDELE, from the coding sequence ATGACTGAGTGGAATGGCGATTATATCAGCCCCTATGCTGAACACGGCAAAAAGAATGAACAAGTGAAAAAAATCACTGTGTCCATTCCTTTGAAAGTACTTAAGGTGCTTACCGATGAGCGTACACGCCGCCAAGTAAATAACTTGCGTCACGCCACTAATAGTGAGCTGTTATGCGAAGCATTCTTGCATGCTTACACTGGCCAGCCACTACCAAACGATCAAGATCTTACCAAAGATAAACCCGACAGCATGCCTGCTGAGGTTAAGCGTTTGATGGATGAGATGGGTATTGAGTGGGATGAACTTGAATAA
- the metB gene encoding cystathionine gamma-synthase, with the protein MTERKPATAAVRQGIESDSQHGAVVPPIYLSTNYSFDGHNNPRDFDYSRSGNPTRSILGDAIAELEKGATGVVTCTGMAAITLATSLLGPDDLLVVPHDCYGGSYRLFTNLAKKGQFKLLVVDQTDSQALNQAIAKKPKMVWLETPSNPLLRVVDIEAISSASHEVGALVVVDNTFLSPILQQPLLLGADIVIHSTTKYINGHSDVVGGAVVAKDPELGELLHWWSNTLGLTGSAFDSYLTLRGIRTLAVRIREHQANAQRILDTLVNHQAVSKIYYPGLKEHPGHEIATKQQKGYGAMLSFELKGSEEQLVAFLKNLNFFSVAESLGGVESLVAVPATMTHRAMEPEARAEAGVKDTLIRLSVGIEDADDLVADIEAALNAAAAC; encoded by the coding sequence ATGACTGAGCGTAAACCAGCCACTGCGGCGGTACGTCAAGGAATTGAGTCCGATAGTCAGCATGGTGCCGTTGTTCCGCCGATTTATCTATCTACTAACTACTCTTTTGATGGCCATAACAATCCAAGAGACTTCGACTATAGCCGCTCAGGCAATCCAACCCGATCTATTCTAGGCGATGCCATCGCCGAGCTGGAAAAAGGCGCAACTGGTGTTGTGACCTGTACCGGAATGGCTGCGATTACTTTAGCGACAAGCTTGCTAGGACCCGATGACTTACTCGTTGTTCCCCATGATTGTTATGGCGGCAGCTATCGTCTATTCACCAATTTAGCTAAAAAGGGCCAGTTTAAGTTATTAGTGGTGGATCAAACCGACTCACAAGCGCTCAATCAGGCGATCGCCAAGAAACCTAAGATGGTCTGGTTAGAAACTCCATCGAACCCGCTGCTGCGTGTGGTAGACATTGAGGCTATCAGCTCAGCCAGTCATGAGGTTGGCGCATTGGTGGTTGTCGACAACACTTTTCTATCGCCAATTTTACAGCAGCCACTGCTTCTTGGTGCAGATATTGTGATCCATTCAACCACTAAATATATCAATGGTCATAGTGATGTGGTGGGCGGCGCGGTTGTGGCAAAAGATCCGGAGTTGGGTGAACTGCTGCACTGGTGGTCAAATACGCTAGGGCTAACGGGCTCAGCATTTGATAGTTATCTCACTTTGCGCGGAATTCGTACACTTGCAGTGAGAATTCGTGAACATCAGGCGAATGCACAGCGAATTCTTGATACCCTTGTTAACCATCAGGCCGTGTCCAAGATATACTACCCGGGACTTAAAGAGCATCCGGGTCATGAAATTGCGACTAAACAGCAAAAGGGCTATGGGGCCATGCTGAGTTTTGAGCTCAAGGGTAGCGAAGAACAGTTGGTCGCATTCTTAAAAAATCTTAACTTTTTTTCAGTTGCAGAAAGTCTTGGTGGCGTAGAAAGCTTAGTCGCCGTACCTGCAACTATGACGCATAGGGCGATGGAGCCAGAGGCACGCGCTGAAGCTGGGGTTAAGGATACGCTTATCCGTCTTTCTGTTGGTATCGAAGATGCTGATGATCTTGTTGCCGATATTGAAGCTGCGCTTAA